A stretch of the Massilia varians genome encodes the following:
- a CDS encoding EAL and HDOD domain-containing protein — protein sequence MHQTNFIVREPLLDPRQRVIGYELSWQHHDGQTPTDQELEDLVGFVAGHVNHAEHGWMLRDKLLFLDAVPKMLSLDALHALPPERTVLTLNIRKLTDPDVRAAVQAVRVGGVGVSIRGADLRLLGRNLAPYASYVEVQFAGSDVATQARTYAAARHAAVRMVGRPVATWADFDACAALGLDAFVGKLHLTPRPGNPVKGMNPTQSTILQLMQLVQNNEDLPKLENILKRDPALTYKLLSYINSAGFGAARRVESLRQAIALMGYAPLYRWLVLLLATASSSGYSPVLMETAVVRGRLAELLGQATLRGEGEHLFVAGMFSLLDRVLGLPMQEVLETVPLPEEVVRALVSREGRYGPYLALAEACELNSNLVASLAQSLGIAPLELNKAHLSALAWAQSIAA from the coding sequence ATGCATCAAACTAACTTCATCGTCCGCGAACCGCTGCTCGATCCCAGGCAGCGCGTCATCGGCTACGAGCTGTCGTGGCAGCACCACGACGGCCAGACTCCCACCGACCAGGAGCTGGAAGACCTGGTCGGCTTCGTCGCCGGGCACGTCAACCACGCCGAGCACGGCTGGATGCTGCGCGACAAGCTCCTGTTCCTCGACGCCGTGCCCAAGATGCTCTCGCTCGACGCGCTGCACGCACTGCCGCCGGAGCGCACCGTCCTCACCCTGAACATCCGCAAGCTGACCGACCCCGACGTGCGCGCCGCCGTGCAGGCCGTGCGCGTGGGCGGAGTCGGGGTGTCGATCCGCGGCGCCGACCTCCGGCTGCTGGGCCGGAACCTAGCGCCCTACGCCTCCTACGTCGAGGTGCAGTTCGCGGGCAGCGACGTCGCCACCCAGGCCCGCACCTACGCCGCCGCCAGGCACGCCGCGGTGCGCATGGTGGGGCGCCCGGTGGCGACCTGGGCCGACTTCGACGCCTGCGCGGCGCTTGGCCTGGACGCCTTTGTCGGCAAGCTGCACCTGACCCCGCGTCCGGGCAATCCGGTCAAGGGCATGAACCCGACCCAGAGCACCATCCTGCAGCTGATGCAGCTGGTGCAGAACAACGAGGACCTGCCCAAGCTCGAGAACATCCTCAAGCGCGATCCGGCGCTCACCTACAAGCTGCTCAGCTACATCAATTCGGCCGGTTTCGGGGCCGCGCGCAGGGTCGAGTCGCTGCGCCAGGCGATCGCCCTGATGGGCTATGCGCCGCTGTACCGCTGGCTGGTGCTGCTGCTGGCCACGGCCAGTTCGAGCGGCTATTCGCCGGTGCTGATGGAAACCGCGGTGGTGCGCGGCCGCCTGGCCGAGCTGCTCGGCCAGGCGACGCTGCGCGGCGAGGGCGAGCACCTGTTCGTGGCCGGCATGTTCTCGCTGCTGGACCGCGTGCTGGGCCTGCCGATGCAGGAAGTGCTGGAGACGGTGCCGCTGCCGGAGGAAGTGGTCAGGGCGCTGGTGTCGCGCGAAGGTAGATATGGGCCTTACCTGGCCCTGGCCGAGGCCTGCGAGCTCAATTCGAACCTGGTGGCCTCGCTGGCGCAGTCGCTCGGCATCGCGCCGCTGGAGCTCAACAAGGCGCACCTGTCGGCGCTGGCCTGGGCCCAGTCGATCGCCGCCTGA
- the cheZ gene encoding protein phosphatase CheZ, which yields MTEQTVAQVETSHEEVLSRIGHMTRALHESLRGLGLDKLIEKAASDIPDARDRLDYVARLSEQAAKRVLDATDAAGPVQDAIETRSGELSGAWQALLEQGASEAEWRALAQRTIAGLDESRAGACATRAQLMDIMMAQDFQDLTGQVIGRITGIAQNLEKQLVQVLIDFAPSEIRREIDNGLLNGPQINPEGKSEVVADQGQVDDLLDSLGF from the coding sequence ATGACGGAGCAGACCGTGGCGCAGGTCGAGACCTCCCACGAGGAGGTCCTGAGCCGGATCGGACACATGACGCGCGCGCTGCACGAAAGCCTGCGCGGCCTCGGCCTCGACAAGCTGATCGAAAAAGCGGCGAGCGACATCCCCGATGCGCGCGACCGTCTCGACTACGTGGCACGCCTGTCCGAGCAGGCTGCCAAGCGCGTGCTGGACGCCACCGACGCCGCCGGCCCGGTGCAGGATGCGATCGAGACCCGCTCGGGCGAGCTGTCCGGCGCCTGGCAGGCCTTGCTGGAGCAGGGCGCGTCGGAAGCCGAGTGGCGTGCGCTGGCCCAGCGCACCATCGCCGGCCTGGACGAGTCGCGCGCCGGCGCTTGCGCGACGCGCGCCCAGCTGATGGACATCATGATGGCCCAGGACTTCCAGGACCTGACCGGCCAGGTGATCGGCCGCATCACGGGCATCGCCCAGAACCTCGAGAAGCAGCTGGTGCAGGTGCTGATCGACTTCGCACCGAGCGAGATCCGGCGCGAGATCGACAATGGCCTGCTGAACGGCCCGCAGATCAACCCGGAGGGCAAGAGCGAAGTGGTGGCCGACCAGGGCCAGGTCGACGACCTGCTCGACAGCCTCGGCTTCTGA
- the cheY gene encoding chemotaxis response regulator CheY: MADPKLRFLVVDDFSTMRRIVRNLLKELGYANVDEAEDGVMALAKLRSEPFDFVVSDWNMPNMDGLTMLQNIRADPALAKLPVLMVTAEAKKENIIAAAQAGASGYVVKPFTAATLDEKLNKIFEKMDKAG, translated from the coding sequence ATGGCTGATCCAAAGTTGCGTTTTCTGGTTGTTGACGATTTCTCGACGATGCGCCGCATCGTCCGGAATCTGTTGAAGGAACTGGGTTATGCCAATGTCGACGAGGCAGAAGACGGCGTGATGGCGCTGGCCAAGCTGCGCAGCGAACCCTTCGACTTCGTGGTGTCGGACTGGAACATGCCGAACATGGACGGCCTGACCATGCTGCAGAACATCCGTGCCGATCCCGCGCTGGCCAAGCTGCCGGTGCTGATGGTGACCGCCGAAGCCAAGAAGGAAAACATCATCGCGGCGGCGCAGGCGGGCGCCAGCGGCTACGTGGTCAAGCCGTTCACGGCCGCCACGCTGGACGAGAAGCTCAACAAGATCTTCGAAAAGATGGACAAGGCGGGCTGA
- a CDS encoding protein-glutamate methylesterase/protein-glutamine glutaminase, with amino-acid sequence MTIKVLIVDDSALIRSVMSEIVNSQPDMEVVATAPDPLVARELIKRHNPDVLTLDVEMPKMDGLDFLEKLMRLRPMPVLMVSSLTERGSEITMCALELGAVDFVTKPKISIQTGMREYTELIADKIRAASRARIKRMVPSGTPVPQLSALRSPLISSEKLIIIGASTGGTEAIREFLMQMPSDCPGILIAQHMPEGFTSSFAKRLDSLCKISVVESQGNERVLPGHAYIAPGHSHLLLTRSGANYMTSIEQSPPVNRHRPSVDVLFRSAAQAAGKNAVGVILTGMGKDGAAGMLDMRNAGAHNFAQDEASCVVFGMPREAIALGAAHEVGSLQALPGMVLDHLAAQGGRALRV; translated from the coding sequence ATGACAATCAAGGTTCTGATCGTCGACGACTCCGCGCTGATCCGCAGCGTGATGAGCGAAATCGTGAACTCCCAGCCCGACATGGAAGTCGTGGCCACCGCCCCCGACCCCCTGGTCGCGCGCGAGCTGATCAAGCGCCACAACCCGGACGTGCTGACCCTCGACGTCGAGATGCCGAAGATGGACGGCCTCGATTTCCTGGAAAAACTGATGCGCCTGCGCCCGATGCCGGTGCTGATGGTGTCCTCGCTGACCGAGCGCGGCTCGGAGATCACGATGTGCGCGCTGGAACTCGGCGCGGTCGACTTCGTGACCAAGCCGAAGATCTCGATCCAGACCGGGATGCGCGAATACACCGAACTCATCGCCGACAAGATCCGCGCAGCGAGCCGCGCCCGCATCAAGCGCATGGTCCCGAGCGGCACGCCCGTGCCGCAGCTGTCGGCCCTGCGCAGCCCCCTGATCTCGTCGGAAAAGCTGATCATCATCGGCGCCTCCACCGGCGGCACCGAGGCGATCCGCGAATTCCTGATGCAGATGCCCTCGGACTGCCCGGGCATCCTGATCGCCCAGCACATGCCGGAAGGCTTCACCAGTTCCTTCGCCAAGCGCCTCGACTCGCTGTGCAAGATCAGCGTGGTCGAATCGCAGGGCAACGAGCGGGTGCTCCCCGGCCACGCCTACATCGCGCCGGGGCACTCGCACCTGCTGCTCACCCGTTCCGGCGCCAACTACATGACCAGCATCGAGCAGAGCCCGCCGGTCAACCGGCACCGTCCCTCGGTGGACGTGCTGTTTCGCAGCGCGGCCCAGGCGGCGGGCAAGAACGCGGTCGGCGTGATCCTGACCGGCATGGGCAAGGACGGGGCCGCCGGCATGCTGGACATGCGCAATGCCGGCGCACACAATTTTGCCCAGGACGAAGCCAGCTGCGTCGTGTTCGGCATGCCGCGCGAAGCGATCGCGCTCGGCGCCGCCCACGAAGTGGGCAGTTTGCAGGCCTTGCCGGGCATGGTGCTCGACCACCTGGCTGCGCAGGGCGGCCGGGCGTTGCGTGTTTGA
- the cheD gene encoding chemoreceptor glutamine deamidase CheD — protein sequence MNNQFATNVYYDRTFDCDAAKILPGEYYYTGKNMLIVTVLGSCVSACIRDRLTGLGGMNHFMLPDGGDGGSPVSASMRYGSFAMEILINDLLKAGARREHLEAKVFGGGAVLRGFTAMNVGERNAAFVVDFLKTERIPVLASDLNDIYPRKVYFFPKTGKVLVKKLMQTQNDTLAKRELDYARRLKVEPVGGDIDLF from the coding sequence ATGAACAACCAGTTCGCCACCAACGTCTACTACGACCGCACTTTCGATTGCGACGCCGCCAAGATCCTGCCGGGCGAGTACTACTACACCGGCAAGAACATGCTGATCGTGACCGTGCTCGGTTCCTGCGTATCGGCCTGCATCCGCGACCGCCTGACCGGCCTGGGCGGCATGAACCACTTCATGCTGCCCGACGGCGGCGATGGCGGCAGCCCGGTGTCGGCCTCGATGCGCTACGGGAGCTTCGCCATGGAGATCCTGATCAACGACCTGCTCAAGGCCGGCGCGCGCCGCGAGCACCTGGAAGCCAAGGTGTTCGGCGGCGGGGCGGTGCTGCGCGGCTTCACGGCCATGAACGTGGGCGAACGCAATGCCGCCTTCGTGGTGGACTTCCTGAAGACCGAGCGCATCCCGGTGCTGGCCTCGGACCTGAACGACATCTATCCGCGCAAGGTGTACTTCTTCCCCAAGACCGGCAAGGTGCTGGTGAAGAAGCTGATGCAGACCCAGAACGATACGCTGGCAAAACGCGAGCTCGATTACGCCAGGCGGCTCAAGGTCGAGCCGGTCGGCGGCGACATCGACCTGTTTTGA
- a CDS encoding CheR family methyltransferase, whose amino-acid sequence MPQQRTDTAKEFDFTRSDFERVRALIYQRAGISLADSKQEMVYSRLARRLRATGIHSFVRYLDDLEAGRMGAEWEAFTNALTTNLTSFFREAHHFPLLAEHLAGLQRRDGKPLTIWCSAASTGEEPYSIAMTACEAFDTLTPPVQIVATDIDTNVLAVAAGGVYPMERVDKVGQARLKRFFLKGKGANEGMARVRPELRQLVNFRQLNLLANEWPVEGQFDAIFCRNVMIYFDKDTQRKILARFVPLMKPHALLFAGHSENFLYVSDSLRLRGKTVYELDQAARRHPF is encoded by the coding sequence GTGCCGCAGCAACGAACCGATACGGCCAAGGAATTCGATTTCACGCGCAGTGATTTCGAGCGGGTCCGCGCGCTGATCTACCAGCGCGCCGGGATATCCCTGGCCGACAGCAAGCAGGAGATGGTCTACAGCCGCCTCGCGCGGCGCCTGCGCGCCACCGGCATCCACTCCTTCGTGCGCTACCTCGACGACCTGGAAGCGGGGCGGATGGGGGCCGAATGGGAAGCCTTCACCAATGCGCTGACCACCAACCTGACCTCGTTCTTCCGCGAAGCCCACCACTTCCCGCTGCTGGCCGAGCACCTGGCCGGCCTGCAGCGCCGCGACGGCAAGCCGCTCACCATCTGGTGTTCGGCCGCGTCCACCGGCGAAGAGCCGTATTCGATCGCGATGACCGCCTGCGAGGCTTTCGATACCCTCACGCCGCCGGTACAGATCGTCGCCACCGACATCGACACCAACGTACTGGCGGTGGCTGCCGGCGGGGTCTATCCGATGGAGCGCGTCGACAAGGTGGGCCAGGCGCGGCTGAAACGCTTCTTCCTGAAGGGGAAGGGCGCCAACGAGGGCATGGCGCGGGTGCGTCCGGAGCTGCGCCAGCTGGTGAATTTCCGCCAGCTGAACCTGCTGGCGAACGAATGGCCGGTGGAAGGGCAGTTCGACGCCATCTTCTGCCGCAACGTGATGATCTACTTCGACAAGGACACCCAGCGCAAGATCCTGGCGCGCTTCGTGCCCCTGATGAAGCCCCATGCCCTGCTGTTCGCCGGGCATTCCGAAAACTTCCTGTACGTGTCGGATTCGCTGCGCCTGCGCGGCAAGACGGTGTACGAACTCGATCAGGCCGCGCGCCGCCACCCGTTCTGA
- a CDS encoding chemotaxis protein CheW: MSTVQNNKPADGAVEGAGSEFLAFTLGSEEYGIDILKVQEIRGYEAVTRIANAPEFIKGVINLRGIIIPVVDMRIKFKLGTPVYDQFTVVIILNIAGRIMGMVVDSVSDVTTLTPDQIKPAPEMGTAFNSDYMIGLGTVDERMLILVDIDKLMSSSEMGLMDKLAA, translated from the coding sequence ATGTCTACTGTACAGAACAACAAGCCTGCCGACGGCGCCGTCGAAGGCGCCGGCAGCGAATTCCTCGCCTTCACCCTGGGCTCCGAGGAATACGGCATCGATATCCTCAAGGTCCAGGAGATCCGCGGCTACGAAGCGGTGACGCGCATCGCCAATGCACCGGAATTCATCAAGGGCGTGATCAACCTGCGTGGCATCATCATCCCGGTGGTCGACATGCGCATCAAGTTCAAGCTGGGCACCCCGGTGTACGACCAGTTCACCGTGGTGATCATCCTGAACATCGCCGGACGCATCATGGGCATGGTGGTGGACAGCGTGTCGGACGTGACCACGCTCACCCCGGACCAGATCAAGCCGGCGCCGGAAATGGGCACCGCCTTCAATTCGGACTACATGATCGGCCTGGGCACGGTGGACGAGCGCATGCTGATCCTGGTCGACATCGACAAGCTGATGTCGTCCAGCGAGATGGGCCTGATGGACAAGCTGGCAGCATGA
- the cheA gene encoding chemotaxis protein CheA, translating into MTIDISQFYQVFFDEAEELLAEMERLLLAVDVAAPDPEDLNAIFRTAHSVKGGASTFGLSDMSEVTHVLESLLDRIRKGEMALTSNHVDAFLAAKDGLKMQLDGHRHGASVDQEAIANVRMVLHDLAEGLVPQAPLVAPSYLTADAGAHHRLENAHRYKIELPPVEQRDISALVDELGLMGRAKVTPLEGGRSAIIITTHESLDDIIAICSFVLNPEDLKIFEAPALTPEQRAIEAAERKRIEDQQGYGFFDADDEGAAAASGDDDLSDDERGYGFFQPIEQIRAAAGITGEPAPASAPKGQDALELTEAAGELALEKKAAAKKDAHAESSSIRVSVEKVDQLINLIGELVITNAMLEQRSGGLDPMTHERLLNSISQLGRNTRELQEAVMSIRMMPMDFVFSRFPRMVRDLAGKLGKKVDFITNGAATELDKGLIERIVDPLTHLVRNSIDHGIEMPAARLASGKSEAGRLFLSAGHQGGNIVIEVSDDGAGLNRERILAKASQNGLPVSENMSDEEVWQLIFAPGFSTAEQVTDVSGRGVGMDVVKRNIASMGGSVEIRSARGFGTTISISLPLTLAILDGMSIRSGEEVYILPLSFVVESLQPEPADIREIAGRGRVLKVRGEYLPLIPLYQMFEIAPRITDPSEGIVVILETEGKKAALFVDELVGQQQVVVKNLEANYRKVAGISGATILGDGGVALILDVAALVRSSRQLLGDTVVS; encoded by the coding sequence ATGACGATCGACATCAGCCAGTTCTACCAGGTCTTTTTCGACGAAGCAGAGGAACTGCTCGCCGAAATGGAGCGGCTGCTGCTGGCGGTCGACGTGGCGGCGCCCGACCCGGAAGACCTGAACGCCATCTTCCGCACCGCCCACTCGGTCAAGGGCGGCGCCTCGACCTTCGGCCTGTCCGACATGAGCGAGGTCACCCACGTGCTCGAGTCGCTGCTGGACCGCATCCGCAAGGGCGAGATGGCGCTGACCTCGAACCACGTGGACGCCTTCCTGGCGGCCAAGGACGGCCTCAAGATGCAGCTCGACGGCCACCGCCACGGGGCAAGCGTCGACCAGGAAGCGATCGCCAACGTGCGCATGGTGCTGCACGACCTGGCCGAAGGCCTGGTGCCGCAGGCGCCGCTGGTAGCGCCGTCCTACCTGACCGCGGATGCCGGCGCCCACCACCGGCTCGAGAACGCGCACCGCTACAAGATCGAGCTGCCGCCGGTCGAGCAGCGCGACATCAGCGCCCTGGTCGACGAGCTGGGCCTGATGGGCCGCGCCAAGGTGACGCCCCTGGAGGGCGGACGCAGCGCCATCATCATCACCACGCACGAGAGCCTGGACGACATCATCGCGATCTGCTCCTTCGTGCTGAACCCGGAAGACCTGAAGATCTTCGAGGCGCCGGCCTTGACGCCAGAACAGCGCGCCATCGAGGCCGCCGAGCGCAAGCGCATCGAGGACCAGCAGGGCTACGGCTTCTTCGACGCCGACGACGAGGGCGCGGCCGCGGCGAGCGGCGACGACGACCTGTCGGACGACGAGCGCGGCTACGGCTTCTTCCAGCCGATCGAACAAATCCGCGCCGCGGCCGGCATCACGGGCGAGCCGGCGCCGGCGTCCGCGCCGAAGGGGCAGGACGCGCTCGAGCTCACCGAAGCGGCGGGCGAGCTGGCGCTTGAAAAGAAAGCCGCCGCCAAGAAGGACGCGCACGCGGAGTCGTCCTCGATCCGGGTGTCGGTCGAGAAGGTCGACCAGCTGATCAACCTGATCGGCGAACTGGTGATCACCAACGCCATGCTCGAACAGCGCAGCGGCGGCCTGGACCCCATGACGCACGAGCGCCTGCTCAATTCCATCAGCCAGCTGGGCCGCAATACCCGCGAGCTGCAGGAAGCGGTGATGTCGATCCGCATGATGCCGATGGACTTCGTGTTCTCGCGCTTCCCGCGCATGGTGCGCGACCTGGCCGGCAAGCTCGGCAAGAAGGTCGACTTCATCACCAACGGCGCCGCCACGGAACTCGACAAGGGCCTGATCGAACGCATCGTCGATCCGCTGACCCACCTGGTGCGCAACTCGATCGACCACGGCATCGAGATGCCGGCCGCGCGCCTGGCTTCCGGCAAGTCCGAGGCGGGGCGTCTGTTCCTGTCGGCCGGCCACCAGGGCGGCAACATCGTCATCGAAGTCTCGGACGACGGCGCCGGCCTGAACCGCGAACGCATCCTGGCCAAAGCCAGCCAGAACGGCCTCCCGGTGAGCGAGAACATGAGCGACGAGGAGGTCTGGCAGCTGATCTTCGCGCCGGGCTTCTCGACCGCCGAGCAGGTGACCGACGTGTCCGGCCGCGGCGTGGGCATGGACGTCGTCAAGCGCAACATCGCCTCGATGGGGGGCAGCGTCGAGATCCGCTCGGCGCGCGGCTTCGGCACCACGATCTCGATCTCGCTGCCCCTGACGCTGGCGATCCTGGACGGCATGTCGATCAGGAGCGGCGAAGAGGTCTACATCCTGCCGCTTTCCTTTGTGGTCGAGTCGCTGCAGCCGGAGCCCGCCGACATCCGCGAGATCGCGGGACGCGGCCGGGTGCTGAAGGTGCGCGGCGAATACCTCCCCCTGATTCCGCTGTACCAGATGTTCGAGATCGCGCCGCGCATCACCGACCCGTCGGAGGGCATCGTGGTGATCCTCGAGACCGAGGGCAAGAAGGCCGCGCTGTTCGTCGACGAACTGGTGGGCCAGCAGCAGGTGGTGGTGAAGAACCTGGAGGCGAATTACCGCAAGGTGGCGGGCATCTCGGGCGCCACCATCCTGGGCGACGGCGGCGTCGCCCTGATCCTCGACGTGGCCGCGCTGGTGCGCTCCTCGCGCCAGCTGCTGGGCGACACCGTCGTTTCATGA
- a CDS encoding response regulator, with the protein MAKTILAVDDSSSLRQMVAFSLKAAGYNVVEAVDGQDGLDKAKLQSVDLVLTDQNMPRMDGLALIKTLRTLPAYAKTPILMLTTESSDEMKAKGRAAGANGWLVKPFDPQRLIEVVKKVIG; encoded by the coding sequence ATGGCAAAAACGATTCTCGCGGTCGACGATTCCAGTTCGCTGCGCCAGATGGTGGCCTTCAGCCTGAAGGCGGCTGGCTACAACGTGGTGGAAGCCGTGGACGGCCAGGATGGCCTCGACAAGGCAAAGCTGCAGAGCGTGGACCTGGTCCTGACCGACCAGAACATGCCGCGCATGGACGGCCTGGCGCTGATCAAGACCCTGCGCACGCTGCCGGCCTACGCCAAGACCCCGATCCTGATGCTGACCACCGAGTCGTCCGACGAGATGAAGGCCAAGGGCCGCGCCGCCGGCGCCAACGGCTGGCTGGTCAAGCCTTTCGATCCGCAGCGCCTCATCGAGGTGGTCAAGAAAGTCATCGGTTGA
- a CDS encoding chemotaxis protein, with the protein MKRKKILGSHVKRLLSGVAIHGRRHLTEVETDLLQTELLLEEAIDKLTISFMAIHTAVGARQEAINRLLAGETPSAEDSARLSDMSGEIGQHVNSAITSMQFQDMTSQLIDRTLRRVAGLRDFLGTLSEHGAEIAPETDSDEIVERLGKVSMALAIQSLELRSMLRKSVDQQHLESGDIELF; encoded by the coding sequence ATGAAAAGAAAAAAGATTCTCGGATCGCACGTCAAGCGCCTGCTGTCGGGGGTGGCCATCCACGGACGCCGCCACCTGACCGAGGTCGAGACCGACCTGCTGCAGACCGAGCTGCTGCTGGAAGAAGCCATCGACAAGCTGACCATCAGCTTCATGGCCATCCACACGGCGGTCGGGGCGCGCCAGGAAGCGATCAACCGCCTGCTGGCCGGCGAGACGCCCAGCGCGGAGGACAGCGCGCGCTTGTCCGACATGTCGGGCGAGATCGGCCAGCACGTGAACTCGGCCATCACCAGCATGCAGTTCCAGGACATGACCAGCCAGCTGATCGACCGCACGCTGCGGCGCGTGGCCGGCCTGCGCGACTTCCTCGGCACGCTCAGCGAGCATGGCGCCGAGATCGCGCCGGAAACCGACAGCGACGAGATCGTCGAACGCCTGGGCAAGGTCAGCATGGCGCTGGCGATCCAGTCGCTCGAGCTGCGCAGCATGCTGCGCAAGTCGGTCGACCAGCAGCACCTGGAGAGCGGCGACATCGAACTCTTCTGA
- the motB gene encoding flagellar motor protein MotB yields MADDSMRPIVVKRIKKVQGGHHGGAWKIAYADFVTAMMAFFLLMWLLGSTAKGDLEGISEYFKTPLKVAMAGGSGAGDSSSVIKGGGTDLTRRNGQVKKGDIDPTSKTYNLEAAKAQIARAEAERLQSLKLKIESVIEVNPLLKKYKNQLLLDLTSEGLRIQIVDEQNRPMFELAKAELQPYTKEILNIIGMVLNEVPNKIGLSGHTDATPYVSDAGYSNWELSADRANASRRELVRGGLGDDKVLRVVGLASAANLDRKDPFNPINRRISIIVMNKKTEEAVQRDAASLEVPAQQALAAAEAVATAGATPPGK; encoded by the coding sequence ATGGCTGACGACAGCATGCGTCCCATCGTCGTCAAGCGCATCAAGAAGGTGCAGGGCGGCCACCATGGCGGCGCCTGGAAGATCGCGTACGCCGACTTCGTGACCGCGATGATGGCCTTCTTCCTGCTCATGTGGCTGCTCGGCTCGACCGCCAAGGGCGACCTGGAAGGCATCTCGGAATACTTCAAGACCCCGCTCAAGGTGGCGATGGCGGGCGGCTCGGGCGCGGGCGACTCCTCGTCGGTGATCAAGGGCGGCGGCACCGACCTGACGCGCCGCAACGGCCAGGTCAAGAAGGGCGACATCGACCCCACCTCGAAGACCTACAATCTGGAAGCGGCCAAGGCCCAGATCGCGCGCGCCGAGGCCGAGCGCCTGCAGTCGCTGAAACTGAAGATCGAGTCGGTCATCGAGGTCAACCCGCTGCTCAAGAAGTACAAGAACCAGCTGCTGCTCGACCTCACCAGCGAAGGCCTGCGCATCCAGATCGTCGACGAGCAGAACCGTCCGATGTTCGAGCTGGCCAAGGCCGAGCTGCAGCCGTATACCAAGGAAATCCTGAACATCATCGGCATGGTGCTCAACGAAGTCCCGAACAAGATCGGCCTGTCGGGCCATACCGACGCCACCCCGTACGTCAGCGACGCCGGCTACAGCAACTGGGAATTGTCGGCCGACCGCGCCAACGCCTCGCGCCGCGAACTGGTGCGCGGCGGCCTGGGCGACGACAAGGTGCTGCGCGTGGTCGGCCTGGCCTCGGCCGCCAACCTGGACCGGAAGGACCCGTTCAACCCGATCAACCGGCGCATCAGCATCATCGTCATGAACAAGAAGACCGAGGAAGCCGTGCAGCGCGACGCCGCCTCGCTCGAGGTGCCGGCGCAGCAAGCGCTTGCTGCCGCCGAAGCGGTCGCAACGGCGGGCGCAACGCCGCCGGGCAAGTAG
- the motA gene encoding flagellar motor stator protein MotA has protein sequence MLVILGYLVVCACVFGGFALAGGHLASLWQPIELLMIGGAALGAFFVGNTMKSVKATMKALPSVLKGSQYTKDMYMELMALQFDVLSKVRKEGLMSIEGDIEAPEASPLFSKYPAVLADHHIVEFMTDYLRLMVSGNMDAMQIENLMDNEIETHHHEGAIPAHVIAKVGDGLPAFGIVAAVMGVVHTMESVGLPPAELGILIAKALVGTFLGILLAYAFVTPLASVLEQKLEESTKMFQCVKVTLLASLNGYAPALAVEFGRKVLYSTERPSFAELEEHIKRKK, from the coding sequence TTGTTAGTCATTCTTGGTTACCTCGTCGTCTGCGCCTGCGTGTTCGGCGGCTTCGCCCTGGCCGGCGGCCACCTGGCCTCGCTGTGGCAGCCGATCGAACTCTTGATGATCGGCGGCGCCGCGCTGGGTGCTTTCTTCGTCGGTAATACCATGAAGTCGGTCAAGGCCACCATGAAGGCGCTGCCGTCCGTGCTCAAGGGCTCGCAGTACACCAAGGACATGTACATGGAGCTGATGGCGCTGCAGTTCGACGTGCTGTCGAAGGTGCGCAAGGAAGGCCTGATGTCGATCGAAGGCGACATCGAGGCGCCGGAAGCCTCGCCCCTGTTCTCGAAATACCCGGCGGTCCTGGCCGACCACCACATCGTCGAATTCATGACCGACTACCTGCGCCTGATGGTGTCGGGGAACATGGACGCGATGCAGATCGAAAACCTGATGGACAACGAGATCGAGACCCACCACCACGAGGGCGCGATCCCGGCCCACGTGATCGCCAAGGTCGGCGACGGCCTGCCGGCCTTCGGTATCGTGGCGGCGGTGATGGGCGTGGTCCACACCATGGAATCGGTGGGCCTGCCGCCGGCCGAGCTGGGCATCCTGATCGCCAAGGCGCTGGTCGGCACCTTCCTCGGCATCCTGCTGGCCTATGCCTTCGTGACCCCGCTGGCCAGCGTGCTGGAGCAGAAGCTGGAGGAGTCGACCAAGATGTTCCAGTGCGTGAAGGTGACGCTGCTGGCGAGCCTGAACGGCTATGCGCCGGCGCTGGCCGTCGAATTCGGCCGCAAGGTGCTGTACTCGACCGAGCGCCCGAGCTTCGCCGAGCTCGAAGAGCACATCAAGAGGAAGAAGTAA